A single window of Mycobacterium sp. ITM-2016-00318 DNA harbors:
- a CDS encoding gamma-glutamyltransferase family protein — protein sequence MGTLSTRLTAPLAGVVLVLAGCGGQENGPPPAAASPCAVVDNGTPAPKTSQDAAAGGTKPEVATGYRKDMTAVHTAHYAVATANPLATREACEVLKDGGTAADALVAAQTVLGLVEPQSSGIGGGGFLLYYDAEANKVQAYDGREVAPAAANENYLRWISDTNRTEPKPDARASGRSIGVPGILRMLMDVHQQHGKTAWRDLFAPAVTMADDGFDISPRLATAISDTAPQLRLDREAAAYFLNADGTPKAADTKLANPAYSKTLGVIATDPQSFYSGDIAKAIVAAAADTSGGRTPSLMTPEDLAGYTVREREPICTPYRGMQVCGMPPPSSGGIAVAATLGMLERFAMNEHKPTEMDLNGGKPSVMGVHLVSEAERLAYADRDKYVADTDFVPLPGGTPNSLLNSDYLAQRAALISDQRSMGTAKPGEFGAAPSTPVPVEEHGTSQISVVDSAGNAAALTTTVESQFGSFHMVDGFILNNQLTDFSAEPADPDGVPVANRVGPGKRPRSTMAPTLIFDGSGRDRGPLYATLGSPGGSVIIQFVVKTVVGMVDWGMDPQQAVGMVDFGAANSPKTNVGGEHPSIDGDNDPLVQGLRRLGHQVDLADQSSGLSAIVRDAPGWTGGADPRREGLVMGDPR from the coding sequence ATGGGGACCCTGTCGACGCGACTGACGGCTCCGCTGGCGGGGGTCGTCCTGGTGCTGGCCGGATGCGGGGGCCAGGAGAACGGCCCGCCGCCTGCCGCGGCGAGTCCGTGCGCAGTGGTGGACAACGGCACCCCGGCGCCGAAGACCTCGCAGGACGCGGCCGCAGGCGGCACGAAACCGGAAGTCGCCACCGGCTACCGCAAGGACATGACCGCGGTGCACACCGCGCACTATGCCGTCGCCACAGCCAACCCCCTGGCCACTCGGGAGGCCTGTGAGGTGCTGAAGGACGGCGGTACCGCGGCCGACGCCCTTGTGGCGGCGCAAACCGTGCTCGGGCTCGTGGAACCACAGTCCTCCGGGATCGGCGGCGGCGGGTTCCTGCTCTACTACGACGCCGAGGCGAACAAGGTGCAGGCATACGACGGCCGGGAGGTCGCGCCCGCCGCGGCGAACGAGAACTACCTGCGCTGGATATCCGATACAAACCGCACCGAACCCAAACCGGATGCCAGGGCGTCGGGCCGGTCCATCGGGGTCCCTGGCATCCTCCGGATGCTGATGGATGTCCACCAGCAGCACGGCAAGACCGCCTGGCGCGACCTGTTCGCTCCCGCCGTGACGATGGCCGACGACGGATTCGACATCAGCCCGCGACTCGCGACCGCGATCTCCGACACCGCACCCCAGCTGCGGCTCGACCGCGAGGCGGCCGCCTACTTCCTCAACGCCGACGGCACCCCGAAGGCCGCCGACACCAAGCTCGCCAACCCCGCCTACTCCAAGACGCTTGGCGTCATCGCAACCGACCCTCAGTCCTTCTACAGCGGTGACATCGCGAAGGCCATCGTCGCCGCGGCCGCCGATACATCCGGCGGGCGCACGCCCAGCCTGATGACACCCGAGGACCTGGCCGGCTATACCGTCAGAGAACGCGAACCGATCTGCACGCCGTACCGGGGCATGCAGGTGTGCGGTATGCCGCCGCCGTCGTCGGGCGGTATCGCGGTAGCCGCCACCCTCGGCATGCTGGAACGGTTTGCGATGAACGAGCACAAGCCCACCGAAATGGATCTCAACGGCGGCAAGCCGTCGGTGATGGGTGTGCATCTGGTCTCCGAAGCAGAGCGACTCGCCTACGCCGACCGTGACAAGTACGTCGCCGACACGGATTTCGTGCCACTGCCCGGCGGCACCCCGAACTCGCTGTTGAACAGCGACTACCTCGCGCAGCGCGCCGCGCTCATCTCCGACCAGCGCAGCATGGGCACCGCGAAGCCCGGCGAGTTCGGTGCGGCGCCGTCCACGCCGGTGCCCGTCGAAGAACACGGCACCAGCCAGATCAGCGTGGTCGACTCAGCGGGCAACGCCGCTGCGCTGACCACCACTGTCGAGTCCCAGTTCGGCTCCTTTCACATGGTGGACGGCTTCATCCTCAACAACCAGCTGACCGACTTCTCGGCCGAGCCTGCCGATCCCGACGGCGTGCCGGTGGCCAATCGGGTCGGGCCGGGAAAGCGGCCGCGCAGCACGATGGCGCCGACCCTGATATTCGACGGGTCCGGCCGTGACCGTGGCCCGCTGTATGCGACGCTCGGCTCGCCGGGGGGCTCGGTGATCATTCAATTCGTGGTGAAAACCGTTGTCGGAATGGTGGATTGGGGGATGGATCCGCAGCAGGCCGTGGGCATGGTCGACTTCGGCGCGGCGAACTCGCCGAAGACCAACGTCGGCGGCGAGCATCCCAGCATCGACGGCGACAACGATCCGCTGGTGCAGGGCCTGCGCCGGCTCGGCCACCAGGTTGA
- the uvrC gene encoding excinuclease ABC subunit UvrC, with protein MPDPATYRPAPGSIPVEPGVYRFRDPHGRVIYVGKAKSLRSRLNSYFADISGLAPRTRQMVMAAGSVEWTVVTTEVEALQLEYNWIKEFDPRFNIRYRDDKSYPVLAVTLNEEYPRLMVYRGPRRKGVRYFGPYSHAWAIRETLDLLTRVFPARTCSAGVFKRHKQIDRPCLLGYIDKCSAPCIGRVSADEHRKIVLDFCDFLAGKTDRLARDMEREMAQAAAQLDFERAARLRDNIGALKRALEKQTVVFGDGTDADVVAFADDELEAAVQVFHVRGGRVRGQRGWIVEKSGDPEDSGQGHLVEQFLTQFYGDQAELDGAADESTNPVPRQILVPVLPPNTEELETWLCGLRGSRVALRVPMRGDKRALAETVQRNAQGALAQHKLKRAGDFTARSAALQSIQEALGLADAPLRIECVDISHVQGTDVVASLVVFEDGLPRKSDYRHYAIREAAGGGRSDDVASIAEVTRRRFARHVSDLQHTSVLTAEGKSRRFAYPPNLYVVDGGAPQVNAAAAVLEELGVTDVAVVGLAKRLEEVWVPSEPDPVIMPRNSEGLFLLQRVRDEAHRFAITYHRSKRSKRMTASALDSVPGLGEHRRKALVTHFGSVARLKQASIEEITSVPGIGVTTAKAVLDALGVAPESSAPAAVIGDDQGRASG; from the coding sequence GTGCCCGATCCCGCGACGTACCGACCGGCGCCCGGGTCGATCCCCGTCGAACCCGGCGTCTACCGGTTCCGCGATCCCCATGGCCGCGTCATCTACGTCGGCAAAGCCAAGAGTTTGCGCAGTCGGCTGAACTCCTACTTCGCCGACATCTCGGGGCTGGCGCCCCGCACCAGGCAGATGGTGATGGCCGCGGGCAGTGTCGAGTGGACGGTGGTCACCACCGAGGTCGAGGCACTGCAGCTGGAATACAACTGGATCAAGGAATTCGACCCGCGGTTCAACATCCGTTACCGCGACGACAAGTCCTACCCGGTGCTGGCCGTTACGCTCAACGAGGAATACCCGCGGCTGATGGTGTACCGGGGACCGCGTCGCAAAGGCGTGCGGTACTTCGGGCCGTATTCGCACGCCTGGGCCATCCGCGAGACCCTCGATCTGCTCACCCGGGTATTTCCGGCGCGGACGTGTTCGGCGGGAGTATTCAAGCGGCACAAGCAGATCGATCGACCCTGCCTGCTCGGGTACATCGACAAGTGCTCTGCGCCGTGCATCGGTCGGGTGTCGGCCGACGAACACCGCAAGATCGTGCTGGACTTCTGCGACTTCCTGGCAGGCAAGACCGACCGGCTGGCCCGCGATATGGAACGCGAGATGGCCCAGGCCGCCGCACAACTCGACTTCGAGCGCGCAGCCAGGCTGCGGGACAACATCGGTGCGCTCAAGCGCGCCCTCGAGAAGCAGACGGTGGTGTTCGGCGACGGAACCGACGCCGACGTGGTGGCCTTCGCCGACGACGAGCTCGAGGCGGCGGTGCAGGTGTTTCACGTGCGCGGCGGCAGGGTGCGCGGCCAGCGCGGCTGGATCGTCGAAAAGTCCGGTGATCCCGAGGATTCCGGTCAGGGACACCTGGTCGAACAGTTCCTGACGCAGTTCTACGGCGACCAGGCGGAGTTGGATGGTGCGGCAGACGAGTCGACGAACCCGGTGCCGCGTCAGATCCTGGTTCCGGTACTGCCGCCCAACACCGAGGAACTCGAAACCTGGTTGTGCGGGCTCCGCGGCTCGCGGGTGGCGCTGCGGGTGCCGATGCGCGGCGACAAGCGGGCGCTGGCCGAGACGGTGCAGCGCAATGCGCAGGGTGCACTGGCCCAGCACAAGCTCAAGCGGGCGGGCGACTTCACTGCGAGATCTGCTGCGCTGCAGAGTATTCAGGAGGCACTCGGGCTCGCGGACGCCCCGCTGCGCATCGAGTGCGTCGATATCAGCCATGTGCAGGGCACCGACGTAGTGGCCTCACTGGTGGTATTCGAGGACGGCCTGCCGCGCAAATCCGACTACCGCCACTACGCGATCAGGGAGGCGGCAGGCGGCGGGCGGTCAGACGACGTGGCGTCCATCGCCGAGGTGACCCGCCGAAGGTTCGCACGGCATGTATCCGACCTGCAGCACACCAGTGTGCTTACGGCTGAAGGAAAATCGCGTAGGTTCGCCTACCCGCCCAACCTGTATGTCGTCGACGGTGGCGCCCCGCAGGTCAACGCGGCCGCGGCGGTGCTCGAGGAACTCGGCGTCACCGATGTGGCCGTCGTCGGGCTGGCCAAGCGCCTCGAGGAGGTCTGGGTGCCGTCGGAGCCCGACCCGGTGATCATGCCGCGCAACAGCGAGGGACTCTTCCTGCTGCAGCGGGTACGCGATGAAGCGCACCGGTTCGCGATCACCTACCACCGCAGCAAGCGGTCCAAGCGCATGACGGCATCGGCCCTGGACTCGGTGCCGGGGCTGGGGGAGCACCGGCGAAAGGCGCTGGTCACCCACTTCGGCTCGGTGGCCAGGCTGAAGCAGGCCAGCATCGAGGAGATCACCTCAGTGCCCGGAATCGGTGTGACGACTGCCAAGGCCGTTCTCGACGCGCTCGGCGTAGCGCCCGAATCGTCAGCGCCCGCCGCAGTAATCGGAGATGATCAGGGCAGAGCATCGGGATGA
- the rapZ gene encoding RNase adapter RapZ: MTDQGTGEEQAGQDAPRGTGADSGIDVVLVTGLSGAGRGTAAKVLEDLGWYVADNLPPELIARMVDLGLAAGSRITQLAVVMDVRSKGFTGDLDWVRKDLATRDIAPRVLFLEASDDILVRRYEQNRRSHPLQGNQTLAEGIAAERTMLAPVRATADLVIDTSKLSVPALRESIEGAFGGETVAYTSVTVESFGYKYGLPMDADTVMDVRFLPNPHWVDELRRHTGQHPAVREYVLGQPGAAEFLDTYHRLLNVVIEGYRREGKRYMTVAIGCTGGKHRSVAMAEALAGRLQGGDQLTVRVLHRDLGRE; encoded by the coding sequence ATGACGGATCAGGGAACAGGTGAGGAGCAGGCGGGGCAGGACGCGCCCCGCGGCACCGGCGCGGACTCGGGCATCGACGTCGTACTGGTCACGGGGTTGTCCGGTGCGGGCCGTGGCACCGCGGCCAAGGTGCTCGAGGATCTCGGCTGGTATGTGGCCGACAATCTGCCGCCCGAACTGATCGCCCGAATGGTCGATCTCGGCCTGGCGGCGGGGTCGCGGATCACCCAGCTCGCGGTGGTGATGGACGTTCGCTCCAAAGGTTTCACCGGCGATTTGGACTGGGTGCGCAAAGATCTGGCGACGCGCGACATCGCACCGAGGGTGCTTTTTCTCGAAGCGTCCGATGACATCCTCGTGCGCCGGTACGAGCAGAACCGGCGTAGCCATCCGCTGCAGGGAAACCAGACGCTCGCCGAGGGCATAGCAGCGGAACGGACGATGTTGGCGCCGGTACGCGCGACCGCGGATCTGGTCATCGACACCTCGAAGCTGTCGGTGCCGGCACTGCGGGAGAGCATCGAAGGGGCGTTCGGCGGTGAGACCGTCGCCTACACCAGCGTGACCGTGGAATCGTTCGGCTACAAATACGGGCTCCCGATGGATGCCGATACCGTGATGGATGTGCGGTTCCTACCGAACCCGCACTGGGTCGACGAGCTGCGGCGCCACACCGGACAGCATCCCGCCGTCCGCGAGTACGTGCTGGGGCAGCCGGGGGCGGCGGAGTTCCTAGACACCTACCATCGACTGCTGAACGTCGTGATCGAGGGCTATCGGCGGGAGGGAAAGCGCTACATGACCGTGGCCATCGGATGCACCGGCGGTAAGCATCGCAGCGTCGCGATGGCCGAGGCGCTGGCCGGCCGACTGCAGGGCGGTGACCAACTCACGGTGCGAGTGCTGCACCGGGATCTGGGTCGCGAATGA